ATCCACTTTTTTAATTATTTTCTCGATTATATTGCCCTCTTCTTCCTCTTCCTCTATTCTAACTTTTCTCTTTATTTCTTCTATAAGTTCAGCATAGGTGTAAACTTTAAACCTATCTACATCATAGGTTTCTGCTAAATTTTCTAACAATGCTAAAAATATTTCTTCGTAATCAGCAGTATCTTTTAAGTCCAAGATTCCACAAAGTCTTGGCATTATAAATTCAAACAAAGCCCTTTTGTCAGGTATTTCTTGATTGATTCTAAAAATCTCCTTTATATCTTTTATTTTCTCCCCTTCTAAGTTTAAAAGATAATTTATAAAAAATTCTTCTTTTTCCTCTGGGTGTATATAATATTTATATCCTTTTAGTCCTTTTAAAGCTTTTAGACCATCAAAGTACCCTAATTTAAGATTATACCTGGAAAGATTTTTATCAAAATCTAATATCCCTCCTAAATCCTCTTTTGGAGAAATGACCAAAACATTTAAGCCTTTAAAATCAAGTTTCCTCATGATTCCAAAGCTTCCTGTCCTTATGACTATCAAGTCCTTATATCCCTTGTCCATTAGCAAATTAGCAGGAAGATTGTTGTATATCCCTCCGTCAATATACTTTTTTCCATCAATTTTTTCCCTCTTAAAAACAGGCAAGTAAGCGCTTGCCATCAAATAATCTACCAATTTCCCTTGAGGAATGTCTTCAATGTATAATTCCAACGGCTTTAAATCACTTAAAGACACTGTCACAATGCCAAAATCCTTCCCTGACCTTCTTATCTTGTCTTCATCTATAACTTCTTGTAATAAATTCCTCAAAGGAGTTATATCTAAGCCTCCATCTCCAATGATGCCTTTTAATCTTTGAACTAATAAAAGGATATCTTCTCTTTCCAGCTTACCCTTTTTCAATTTCTCTATCTCTTCATCCTCAGCCTTTATGACTTTGGAATAAGAAATATCATACCATAGCTCATAAGCCTTTTCAAAATCTCCTTGCACTAATACAGCCCCATTTAAAGCGCCTACAGAAGTGCCTGCAATTCCTCCTACTTCTATTCCTTCCTCTATCAGTGCCTTATAAACTCCTATTTGATAGGCCCCTCTCGCTCCTCCACCTTCTAATACTACTCCATACATTTTATATCCCTGCCTTTTCGCTACTTTGCACTATTAAGTATACCATATATTACCTAGAAAATAAATAAAAGCAGATAGCCATTCATTCTCCCAAAACTATCTGCTTTCTTATTAAAATTGAAATTCAGAAAAGCTTTCTACAAATCTATCAATAGCTTTTAACCTTTCTTTAACCTGTAAATCTATTTTTCCACGTTCACATAAATCCGTCAATAGATAAAGCAAATATTCATCTCTTGCAAAAATCCTTCTGGGCTTTCCTATATTTAAAATATAATTGATTACCATATCTAAAACCATATTGGACCTCATCATCTTCAGGAGTAAGTAAATATTGATCTATTACCATTTCTGTTCGGGAATCAGCTAAAATACAACTTCTAATAGCAATAGGCCGTTCATACCGTTTATCTCTTATTGTACTATTTACATAAGCTATATCCATCTCTATGTCAGTCCCCGTATTTTTTTGCTTGGCAATCCTCGATAAAAGCAATTCATCTTTTAATACAGGAATTAAGTATTTCCTTTCTGGAATAACAAGAGGAGCAGCATGAGTAATCCATGTATTTTGTTGTTTACCATACCTATGAACTAAGGTTTCTCCTGCTTCAAAATCTACTTTAATGTCCTTTTCAATAAAATCTTGAAGAGCCATAAATAAATGCTTAAATACTTCAGTTTCTTTTAATACTTCTTCCTCATCTAGCATACAGAAGTTAGATTTAGTTTAAATACTGATAAAGTCATTAAAGATTATGAAAAAAGAACACCCCTGTACTCATCTTCTATGAGGTCAAATATATGTTTGCTTTTACCCAAAAGTTCATCTTCTTTTTCGGTCAGAGGATCAAGCCAATCAGCCTTATCACGCGCCCATTTCAACCATTTTAAAAGCTTTTCCCTTTTTCCTTCGTCGGCAACCTCAGCTATTTTTCTTTCCATGCAGTCAGTAAATCTTCTTATTTTCTCTGCCTTATCCCAATCAGAAGCAACCTGCTCCAATAGCTTTACCTCTTCCAATTCTCCTTTCCTCATTTGTTCCAAACGCCGCTGTCTTTCACGCTCTTCCCATTCTCTCTTTTCTTCTCTTTCTTTCAGTTCATCTGCAGCTCGAAGTTTATTTGCAACAACAAACATATCATAAATTATTTTTCCTACTTGAGCTTCCAAAGGCTCATTGTCATTATCTTTGTATTCCATCTTATATTGGATGCTATTCCCAAACCAGCTTTTTGCAGATATTGACAACACCAAATAAGTCTGGACTTCAACATTGTTTTGTGAACCTCGTTTTCTTCTTGTTTCTTCTTTCAATTCAAAATAAAACGCTGAATGCATAACAACAAAATAAGCTGTATCCTTGCCTGAATCTATACTAACCTGAGTATAACCCTCCATATCCTCAAGCGTGCTCATAATTGTATCCAATATTCTATATGCCCTGTTTATATTAGATTCTGAAACACTTATTGGGAGAATAGCTTTATTCTCTCGATATTTACTTTTTACACTTGCATAATAGCTTGAACTGAAGCTGGCCTGTTTTAATGCCTTGTCCCTCTTTTTCCTATAAATTACTTCTTCCTTGTGCTCAGTAATTAAATGGTGTGGGTTTCTAAGGTGGCCTTTTACCTGTATTTGTGAGCATGTTTCACTAATAAACGTTTTTGTTTCTTCTCTTAGTAAGCTAAGCTCTTCATCAGCCATCAACTCAGCGTCCGTTAACTGTTCAAGATCTGTCCTGTACTTAATAACATAATTGTGGACATGCTTTTTAAGTTCTCCGGTTACTTTTGGCAAAGCAGGCCTTGGAACCTTTTGTCCGGCTTTAACTCTTGCCCAATAACCACTTGGCGGCAACGGAATCCCAAGCCTTTTGCAATGCTTCCGTAGCCCGTTATCGGATATACCATACCTTTTAGCAACAGTAGTTACAGGTTCCGCCCATACTTCATTATATAACGCTTCTCTTTCATCTGCAGTGATAAACCTAAAATCCATAAAATCACCCTCACTGTATTTTAAAGTTCAATAAATGCCTTTGTCTTATTATGTTCGTATATAGACATATAAAGCCGTTTCAACATCGGCATACACCCATTTCTTTTTTTCACCGAAGCTCAATTCTAAAAACTCCTTTTACGACTATATTTACCACATTTAGGACAAGGATAATTCTCAAGATTAATTGCTTTTTGTTCTCCTACAACATCACAATCGATTGGGTGTAATACAACTTTACATTTAGGACATCTATACTTCACTTCAAAACAGTCACCATCATAATCTAAATGTATGAAAAATCTTCCATAAAACTCATCGCACTTTGGACAACGATATACTTTATGACCATAACCATCAGCAATTACTGAATTTTTTTCAAGAAACAATTTCTTAATATGTTCTATGGTTTTCTTTGAATGTATAAGATGCGGAAGCAAAGCAAATTCAGATTCAAAATTCATAAGATTATAGGGACTATACTCCATTCCAATACCTATTTTAAAGCTTTTTGAATTCTACGATATTTTGGCTCCATAATTTCTTCTTTCCATAATGTCAAATATAATAGCATGAGTGTCAATTTTTTTTACTATGACATCTATTTCAAAATCGACAGTTTTTTAGCATATCGTTCTTCATTGTAGACTTCATGATTTTTTAGCACATCGTATATTTCTTCTATTAATATTGCGGCGATTTTTTCTTTTGCCTGTTGTTCTGTGTATCCCGATTTTTTCAATCTTTCCAGTGTCACTTTGGTAATTGGTGGATTATTGTCTCTAATCTGGTTATTTACAACCTCTAAAATAATCCTTTTTAAATTCTGATTGGCCAAACAGCTCACCTCCTCATTCTTACTTTCTCTCCATTAACACTACCGTCTCAACGTGATGCGTATGAGGAAACATGTCTACACATTTTACTTTATCTACTTTATATCCTCCTTCACTAAAAATTTTTAAATCTCTTGCAAGAGATTCAGGATTACAAGAAACATAAACTACTTTTTGAGGGTTGAATTTTATAATATCTTCAAGAGCTTTTGGATTGATTCCAGACCTTGGAGGATCCACAATCACCACATCAGGCATTTCTTTAATTTCTTTGAGTTTCTTTGAGACATCACCGGCAATGAAAGTGCAATTTTTAAGTCCATTGAGTTCTGCGTTTTCCCTCGCCGACATAACTGCTTCTTCCACAAGTTCTATCCCAATCACTTTTTTAGCCATTGGAGCCATAATTATACCTATGGTCCCTGTACCGGAGTACAAATCAAAAACTATTTTGTCAGATACATCTCCTGCAAATTCCCTCACCGTCTCATAAAGTTTTTCTGCCCCGTATGAATTGGTCTGAAAAAAAGAAAATGCACTTATTTTAAATTTTAAATCCAAAATCTCTTCTATTAGATAATCTCTTCCATATAGCACTTCCAATCTTTCGCATACTACAGCATCTGACCAGGAATCGTTTTGAGTATGTAGTACACCCACAAGACGACTTCCAAAATTCGCATTTTTATATCTTTCAATAAGCTCTGTAAAGTCATGTTGCAACTGTGTTGTCGTCACAATGTTTAACAAAATCTCTCCTGATTTTGATGCCTTTCTCACAACCAAATGTCTCAAAAAACCTTCATGAGTCTTTTTGTCATAAAAAGGAAGTGCTTTTTTTATTGCATAATCAAAAGTAAGATTTAAAGCCTTGAGAAAATCATCTTCAACAATATTACATTTGTCTGTCATGATTACCTCATAAAATCGACCTTTTCTATGAAGTCCTAACGCCGCATTGCCTTCTTTATCTTTTCCAAAAGTGTATTCCATTTTATTCCTATAACCATGCTCTTTAGGACTTTTTACAATACCTAAAAATTCGTACTCTGTTATTCCTTCTTTTTCAAAAAGCTTTTTCAAAATATCTTCTTTTATCTTAAGTTGATCTTGATAGCTAACATTTTGATAAGTACAGCCGCCACAATCTCCAAAGTGAGGGCAAAGGCTTTGCTTCTCCAAAGTAGAATTCTCTATTACCTCTACTATTTCGCCTTCTACCATATCCTTTTTTACTTTTCTAACTTTTGCCTTTATTTTTTGCCCCAAAAGTGCTCCTTTTATTTTTACTTTTTTCCCCTCAAAATAGCCTATCCCAAATCCACCAAATTCCATCTCTTTTACGTCAACTGTGATAACATCGTTTTTTCTCACTGTCATTCCTCCTTTGCTATCTAGATTATACCTTATTTTGCTCAATAATTCTAATATTACTTATTAAAATGTTTTCATCAAAAAATAAAATAACCTTTACATAATTTTAATAACGTTGTATACTAATACTGGGTGAGAGAGTGAAAGAGTGAGAAAGGATGAAGAATTAAAGTGTTTATAAACAACCTAACAGTTGCAAAAGGAGCCATAGTATTGTCTCTTTCATCAAATAGAGAGGAAGAAGAAGAAATCAAAAAACTTCTCTTAGAAAAAGGTTACAAATGCGCTGTAACAGAGCTGGGAGGTAAAAGTAGCGAATTCAATGAAAAAATAGTCTCTGCAGTGGTAGGAGCAGCTTTAAACAATAATGTAATTGAAAAAAATCCAACTTCTATGCACGCCCTCTTACATGCTACAATTGAAGCTGTAAAATCCTTATCCTTGACTTTGCCCTTAGACGTAAGCCTTATGATGAAAATTGCAGTTGTAGCAGATAATACTTGGATTGCAGTTTCAATGTTTGGAAAATCAGCTTTACATCCTCTCACAAATCATGAAAGGTTGGGTTTTGGAATAATGCACTTATAAAGTACATAAGGGGAGACAGAGGGAAAGAGTCATAATACTATGGCTCTTTTATTTTTTCAGGAGGTGAAATAATGGTACCAGATACAGTTTTAGGAGCTATTTATTTGTCAATCATAGACATGGTTTTGTTGTCAATGCTTCTGTTAGTAATTGGTGCTATATTATCAAAGATATTTCCGTTATTTAGTAAAATCGAAAAATTTATTAACAAATAGGGATGTGCAAAATTAATTAAAATAATCATAATCAAAAACCAAAATATGTATTACATACAATATATAGTAATCAACACTGACAATCAAACATAAAGGAAGTGGTAAGGGAAAAGAAAAGACAAAAAGAGGAGCTAAAAAAGGGCATAAATATCCTGTAGAAGTCAAATGTTAAAAAGTGGCATGAAATAGATTCAATAAAAATTAGGCCGATTGCATCAAAGCAACAAGAGATCTAAACTCATCATATTTGCCCAATTTAATAGCTACAATAGCGACAGTAAGCAAAGTAATATGGCCAAAAGTATTAAGGTTGCTCACAGAATTAATATTTCTAACATAAGCCTTTTCAAAATCCAGAGCTTTAAAGCGGGAATTATATCTTTCTGATTCAATTCTCAATTTGTAGACGGCCTTAAAATATAGGGAGTCTCTATTAATAGAGGACCTATAATCAGAAGATATAATAGCATACTTAGTACAGCCTCTATGCTTTTTGCCATTAAAATATTTAGGATGATTTATAGGGCAGGCAGAATCATCCTTAGAATTACAGAACTTGCAAACAAATTTTTGCTTAATAAAACCATCAAAATATTGCTTGCCATCTTTAAGCATTTTAATACCCGCTTCACAGACCATATAACCATCATCAGTCAGAGGGGGATTTTTAGAATTACGCTTGTTAAGAGGAATAAAGCAATGACCGTGGAGAATATTTCTAACATAATTATAAAGTTTCTTAACATCATAGCCTTTATCAGCAATAAAATTAACATACTTAAGGTTAAACCACTTATTAGTCTTCTCAAGCAAAGATAAAGCGGCTTCAAAATCAGGGGCATCAGCGGGGGTAGTAGTTTCAGCGATGGGTAAACCAGAGATAGCATCAACAATAATGTGATTTTTATAGCCCCAATAAAACTTATAGCGTTTATTAGAAGAATCGTTAGAAGCAGAATAAACGCCTAATTTACAATCCTTATCTGACTTAGGCTGATTATCTTTAGAGAATTTATTTTTAGAAAAAGACTTAGGGTTATTTAACTTAGTGTTAGCTTTAATAGGGGTAGAATCCATGGAAATAAACTCACCGGAGATAATACCCATATTTTTGAGGATATTGACCTGATTTTGAAAAATAGAGGTCAAATAATCATGAGAGAAGTCATTAATAAAACGGCGAAAAGTCCAATAAGAAGGAAGAGGTTTAGAAATGTCGAAGCCACAAAGATGAGCAATGATAAGATTATTGCGGAGATAATCTAAAAGGTCAGAAATTGTGCCGAATCTTTCAGCTTTCATGACAATAAAAGCTCTAAAAAGTGCATGGTGAGAATAACCCTTACGGCCAGGACTAGAGGAAGGGAATTCAGGTATTGAAGACAGGTCAAGATTTTCAAACATAGAAGAATAGAAATCAATTTTAGACTGAGAGGTAAAGAGTTCAGGTATATTTAAAAGCAATTGAAGCTGGTACATGTAGAATTTCCTCCTTCTTAAAAAATTTTTTATAGTGTATATATAATAATTCGACAAATGGGAGGGGAAATCCTACATAAAAGATAAAAAATTCAAGAGTGATAGGAAAAAAGTATGTCTGTAGAATGGCTTAAATTAAGGCTTCTGAATTTTGCACAAGTCTATTAACAAAAAATAAGGAGTGACACAAATGGAGTTTCTGTTAAAACTTTTTAAAGATATGATACAAACTACCGGTCTTGTTCATTTAACTTTGGGTAATGTGTTTTTAATATTGGTAGGTATATTCCTCATATACTTAGCTATTGTAAAAAAATATGAGCCATTTTTACTTCTCCCAATAGGTTTTGGCAGTATTGTAGCAAACATACCAGCTACTGATTTATTGGAACCTGGAGGACTTATACACTTTTTTTACTTAGGGGTTGAAAAGGTTATCTATCCTCCTCTTATCTTCCTCGGCGTAGGTGCCATGACGGACTTTGGTCCTATGATTGCGAATCCTAGTTTAATGATTTTAGGTGCTTTTGCCCATATAGGAATATTTATAGCATTAATAGGCGCAAAACTTTTAGGTTTTAGTATATTTGAAGCGGGGGCTATAGGGATTATTGGCGGTGCAGATGGACCAATGGCAATTTACGTAACTCAAAAATTAGCTCCCCACCTTATGGCTCAAATATCTGTCGCTGCGTATTCTTATATGGCGTTAATGCCTTTAATACAACCTCCTATCATGAGGTTACTTACTACAAAAGAGGAAAGGCAAATAATGATGAAACAGATGAGACCCGTTTCAAAAACAGAAAAAATCGCCTTTCCTATTGTAATAACTGTTTTAATAGATTTACTACTTCCTCCAATTGCTCCTCTTATAACAATGTTGATGTTAGGAAATCTTTTAAAAGAGTCGGGAGTTGTAGATAGGCTTGCAAAAACAGTCAGTGGAGAATTTATGAACGTAATTACGATATTATTAGGAGTCTCCATAGGCTCCACCATGAAAGCAGACACTTTTTTGACCATTAAGACATTAGAGATAGTCACCTTAGGGCTTATCGCTTTTATGACAGGAACAGCTGGAGGTGTACTGGGAGCAAAATTTTTAAATAAACTTTCTGGTGGAAAAATAAATCCTCTTGTTGGCTCTGCAGGTATAGCTTCTGTTCCAATAGCTGCGAGAGTGTCCCACTCTGTAGCCATAAAAGAAAATCCTTACAACTTTTTAATAATGCACGCCATGGGGCCAAACCTTGCCGGAGTTTTTGGAACGGCAATAGCAGGTGGAATAATGCTTGTACTATTAGGAGTTCATTAAAACAGCATAAATGGCTGTTTTTTTACTGTATCACAAACATATATACAAGAATATTATATTAGTAAAACTACAGATTTGGAGGTTTAAAAAATGTACGACTATAATCCTTATGTACAAGATTATGCTTTTCCTCCTCTAAAGCTTGCACAGGCTTATGTGCCTTTACAGAAATATGTATCTCTTTATCCTCCGGAAGAAGCCATTAAAAAAGGCACTGTTTTTCCTGAACTTGATATGCCTTATGTAGGCGAAAAAATGAGGTGATAAAATGGATGGCAATCAAATATCTTTGCTTAAGAAAATCATGGAAATAGAGTTTACCTGTATAGATTTGAATCTATATTTAGACACCCATCCCGATGACCAAAAAGCCCTTCAAGACTATAACTATTATTCCAACCAATTGTCTATGTTGAAACAACAATATGAACAATTTTACGGGCCCTTGATGGTTTTTGGTCATTCACAAAGTCAATATCCTTGGAAATGGGTAGATGACCCATGGCCTTGGGAAATAGAATATTGAGGAGGACTTTGTTATGTGGGTTTATGAAAAGAAACTACAATATCCTGCTAAAGTATGCAAACCAGATGTAAAAATGGCAAAATACCTCATCGCCCAATATGGAGGCCCTGATGGAGAATTGGCAGCCGCTTTAAGATATCAAACTCAGCGATTCGTCATGCCTACAGGAAAAGCAAAAGCAGTTTTGACAGACATTGCTACAGAAGAATTAGCACACCTTGAAATAATAGCAACTCTTGTTTTCAAGCTTTTAAAGGGAGTACCAGTAGAAATATTAAAAAGAGAAGGATTAGGGGAATACTATACAGAACATGATAGAGGCCTATTCTATGCAGATACAACAGGAATGTTATGGACCGCCGCCTATATCCAGGCTAAAGGAGATGCAATCGCTGATCTACACGAAGATATGGCATCCGAAGAAAAAGCAAGAGCAACTTATGAACATTTAATAAATCTCACAGATGACCCTTGTGTAAAAGATACTCTAAGGTTTTTGAGAGAAAGGGAGATTGTACACTTTCAAAGATTTGGAGAAACTTTAGTACAGGTAAGAGAATATATGGAAAGTAAAAAATTCTTTTAAAAAAGTAGATGTATGTCTATTGGCATACATCTACCCATTTTCCTTCTACTATTTTATCAAGGTCTTCGACTTTTATGGTAGCAGCAGCATTTGTATCACCAGCTGCAGGATATACTACCTCATAATTTTTTAAAGACACATCATAATATACTTCAATCGGATTTTTCAGCCCATAAGGACAAACGCCACCAACAGGATGCCCTGTAACTTCTAACACTTCTTCTGGGGATGCCATTTTTGCTTTTGTTTTAAAAGTATCTTTAAATTTTTTATTGTCTATTTTTCTATCCCCTGCTGTTATAATCATAATATATTTATCTTTTAATCTAAAAAGCATAGACTTTGCTATTTCCCCAGGAGTTACCCCTAAAGATTTAGCTGCTTTTTCCACAGTGCTTGTATCTTCAAAAATTTTTATTTTAATATCATATCCTTTCTCTTTAAAGAACTCTTTCACCGCTTCTACTGACACCTCTACACCACCTTTAAATACCACAAGTTTTACATAAAAGAGCATTTTTTAAGAAAAACTTATCAGCAATTTTAACTGCATCTTGAGCCGTTTTTCCGTAATAATCTGCTCCAATCTTATAGGCATATTCCTCAGTCAAAACAGCCCCGCCTACCATTATTTTCACATCAGTATTTGCTTTAAGCAGTTTGATAATTTTCTCCATATTAAACAAAGTTGTCGTCATCAAAGCACTTAGACCTACTAACGGTGCCCCTGTTCGCTTTACTTCCTCTAATATCACTTCTCCTTTGACATCTTTTCCTAAGTCAATTACATCATATCCATAGTTTTCAAGCAAAACTTTTACTATATTTTTTCCTATATCATGTACATCTCCTTCAACTGTAGCAAGTATTATTTTGCCTTTAGATACTGAACCTTTTGGAAGCTTTTCTTTTATTATCTTGAAAGCGCTTTGCACCACTTCTGCAGAGCTCAAAAGTTGTGGCAAGAAATATATGCCTTTTTCATATCTATCTCCCACTTCTTTTAAGGCAGGAATTATTATGTTATCAACTATAGAAAGAGGCTGAACTTCCTCCTCTAAAATATTTTTTACTATATCTTCTACTCCTGACTTTTTGCCTTCTAAAATCTGGATATAGAGTTTTGATTTTAAATCTTCTTCTTGAATTTTTTGTTGTTCTTTCTCTTTGATCTCCTCTTTTTGCTTTTTCCCATATATATTCAGATAATTCACACTGCCTTTATCTTTATTTAGTAAAACCATTGAAGCCCTCAAAGTGTCCATCATAGCTTCATCGCAGGGATTTATAATAGCAGTAGTAAGCCCATAAGATGCTGCCATTGCTAAAAAAGTAGAGTTTATCAACCTTCTTTCAGGTAAACCAAAGGAAACATTGCTAAGTCCCACAACAGTATTTACTCCTAACTCTTCTTTAGCCAATTTTATCGCTTCTAAAGTCTCAATTGCAGCCTCCTGCTCAGAAGAAACCGTCAGCACAATACAATCTATCAATATGTCCTCTTTAGGTATGCCATACTCTTCCGCTTTTTTTATAATTTTTTTCGCATTTTCAATTCTTTCATGCCTATCTTTGGGAAGCCCTTTATCTCCTACAGTAAGTCCTACAACACAAGCTCCGTATTTTTTGACAATAGGAAGCACTTCTTTTAAACTTTCCTCTTTTGCACTTACAGAGTTGATTATGGGTCTACCTCTTAAAATTCTTATAGCTTTTTCTACAGCTTTAATATTAGTGCTATCTATTTGAAGAGGAATGTCTACCACATTTTGTATTTCAGAAACTACTTTAGGAAGTAATTCTTCTTCGTTTACCCCAGGAACTCCCACATTTACATCCAATATTTCCGCTCCGCATTTTTGCTGTTTTATAGCTTCCTCTACTGCTAAACTCACATCTCCCGCCAAAAAAGCCTCACTTAACTTCTTTTTTCCAGTAGGATTTATACGTTCCCCTATAACCCTTAAAAGATAATTTTCACCTATGAAAACTGTTTTTGTATTGGAAGCTACAGCTGTAAATTTGTTGACTTTGACTTTTGGCTTTAAATCTTTTACAGCTTTTTTAACAAGTTTTATATAGTGAGGAGTAGTACCGCAGCACCCTCCCACTATAGAAGCGCCTTTTTCAACAAGTAAAGGAAAGAAACTAGCAAATTCTTCTGGTTTTAAGTCGTAAACTGTTTTGCCGTCGCGAATGACAGGCATACCTGCATTAGGTTGTGCAATAATAGGTATGCGAGAAACTTGAGACATTTTTTCCACTACACTTACCATTTTATCGGGGCCTGTCGAGCAGTTAACGCCAATGGCATCCAATCCTAACCCTTGTAAACTAACTACTACAGTTATAGGGTCTGACCCCATGAGAGTCCTTCCATCTTCTTGAAAAGTCATTGTACATATAACTTTCATGTTTGAATTCTCTTTAGCAGCAAGAATGGCAGCTTTTGCCTCCAGCATATCTGACATTGTTTCAATTAAAACAATATCTGCTCCCGCTCTTTCTGCAGCTATAACTACTTCTTTAAAAACATCATAAGCTTCGTCAAAAGTCATGTCTCCATAAGGGGTCAAAAGTTCTCCAATAGGTCCTATAGAAAGTGCCACAGGTTTATCTTTGGAAGCTTCTTTGGCAATTTTGACAGCCTGAGTGACAATATTGAAAACCTCATTTTCCAGTCCATATTTTGCTAATTTTATCCTGTTAGCGCCAAAGGTATTTGTCTCAATCACATCCGCTCCTGCTTCTATATAGGACCTGTGGATATCAAATACTACTTCTGGATGGGTTATATTCATATATTCGGGACACTCTCCACTTTTTAAACCCCTCTCTTGAAGTTGTGTCCCCATTGCTCCATCAAAAACAATCACTCTATTTGAAAGTTCTTTAAAAATGTCTAACATTTTTAACCTCCATTTAATTCATCTGTACGTTATTTTCTGCAAAATCACAGACTAAATCATCGACTCTTGAAATTATTTCTAACACAACATTTGTACTCCCTAAAGGCATAATGTGAATTCCTGCAACTTCACTGCGTATCCGCTTTATAAACTCTACAGCTATGTTTATTCCCTCTTCTCTTCCTCCATCCTTTAGCCTTTCTAAAACTTTTTCTGGAATATCTATACCTGGCACTTTTTCATTTAAATTGACTGCCATTTTATAGCTTTTAAGAGGTAATATGCCTATCAAAAGTGGTACATTGAAATTTTTAATCTTTTCAATAAACTTAAATAAAATTTCCTCATCATAAACCGGTTGTGTTTGAATAAATTCTGCCCCTGCCTCTATCTTAACTTTAAGCTTCTCTAGTGCTTCATCCCTTAAATCATTTGGATTTGCAGTCGTACCGGCGCAAAATTCTGTTGGGGAATCTAATTTATTTCCATTGTAATCATAACCTCTATTAAAAGCACTGATAATCTTTAAAAGCCCAATAGAATCTACATCATATACCCCTTTAGCCTGAGGAGTATCTCCACGGGAAGGG
The sequence above is a segment of the Thermoanaerobacter ethanolicus JW 200 genome. Coding sequences within it:
- a CDS encoding patatin-like phospholipase family protein, which gives rise to MYGVVLEGGGARGAYQIGVYKALIEEGIEVGGIAGTSVGALNGAVLVQGDFEKAYELWYDISYSKVIKAEDEEIEKLKKGKLEREDILLLVQRLKGIIGDGGLDITPLRNLLQEVIDEDKIRRSGKDFGIVTVSLSDLKPLELYIEDIPQGKLVDYLMASAYLPVFKREKIDGKKYIDGGIYNNLPANLLMDKGYKDLIVIRTGSFGIMRKLDFKGLNVLVISPKEDLGGILDFDKNLSRYNLKLGYFDGLKALKGLKGYKYYIHPEEKEEFFINYLLNLEGEKIKDIKEIFRINQEIPDKRALFEFIMPRLCGILDLKDTADYEEIFLALLENLAETYDVDRFKVYTYAELIEEIKRKVRIEEEEEEGNIIEKIIKKVDVLSLFTKSEVIKELGRIIFS
- a CDS encoding DUF6930 domain-containing protein, which encodes MMRSNMVLDMVINYILNIGKPRRIFARDEYLLYLLTDLCERGKIDLQVKERLKAIDRFVESFSEFQF
- a CDS encoding DUF6930 domain-containing protein, with product MLDEEEVLKETEVFKHLFMALQDFIEKDIKVDFEAGETLVHRYGKQQNTWITHAAPLVIPERKYLIPVLKDELLLSRIAKQKNTGTDIEMDIAYVNSTIRDKRYERPIAIRSCILADSRTEMVIDQYLLTPEDDEVQYGFRYGNQLYFKYRKAQKDFCKR
- the rlmD gene encoding 23S rRNA (uracil(1939)-C(5))-methyltransferase RlmD, coding for MTVRKNDVITVDVKEMEFGGFGIGYFEGKKVKIKGALLGQKIKAKVRKVKKDMVEGEIVEVIENSTLEKQSLCPHFGDCGGCTYQNVSYQDQLKIKEDILKKLFEKEGITEYEFLGIVKSPKEHGYRNKMEYTFGKDKEGNAALGLHRKGRFYEVIMTDKCNIVEDDFLKALNLTFDYAIKKALPFYDKKTHEGFLRHLVVRKASKSGEILLNIVTTTQLQHDFTELIERYKNANFGSRLVGVLHTQNDSWSDAVVCERLEVLYGRDYLIEEILDLKFKISAFSFFQTNSYGAEKLYETVREFAGDVSDKIVFDLYSGTGTIGIIMAPMAKKVIGIELVEEAVMSARENAELNGLKNCTFIAGDVSKKLKEIKEMPDVVIVDPPRSGINPKALEDIIKFNPQKVVYVSCNPESLARDLKIFSEGGYKVDKVKCVDMFPHTHHVETVVLMERK
- a CDS encoding HutP family protein codes for the protein MFINNLTVAKGAIVLSLSSNREEEEEIKKLLLEKGYKCAVTELGGKSSEFNEKIVSAVVGAALNNNVIEKNPTSMHALLHATIEAVKSLSLTLPLDVSLMMKIAVVADNTWIAVSMFGKSALHPLTNHERLGFGIMHL
- a CDS encoding transposase, with the protein product MYQLQLLLNIPELFTSQSKIDFYSSMFENLDLSSIPEFPSSSPGRKGYSHHALFRAFIVMKAERFGTISDLLDYLRNNLIIAHLCGFDISKPLPSYWTFRRFINDFSHDYLTSIFQNQVNILKNMGIISGEFISMDSTPIKANTKLNNPKSFSKNKFSKDNQPKSDKDCKLGVYSASNDSSNKRYKFYWGYKNHIIVDAISGLPIAETTTPADAPDFEAALSLLEKTNKWFNLKYVNFIADKGYDVKKLYNYVRNILHGHCFIPLNKRNSKNPPLTDDGYMVCEAGIKMLKDGKQYFDGFIKQKFVCKFCNSKDDSACPINHPKYFNGKKHRGCTKYAIISSDYRSSINRDSLYFKAVYKLRIESERYNSRFKALDFEKAYVRNINSVSNLNTFGHITLLTVAIVAIKLGKYDEFRSLVALMQSA
- a CDS encoding sodium ion-translocating decarboxylase subunit beta, whose translation is MEFLLKLFKDMIQTTGLVHLTLGNVFLILVGIFLIYLAIVKKYEPFLLLPIGFGSIVANIPATDLLEPGGLIHFFYLGVEKVIYPPLIFLGVGAMTDFGPMIANPSLMILGAFAHIGIFIALIGAKLLGFSIFEAGAIGIIGGADGPMAIYVTQKLAPHLMAQISVAAYSYMALMPLIQPPIMRLLTTKEERQIMMKQMRPVSKTEKIAFPIVITVLIDLLLPPIAPLITMLMLGNLLKESGVVDRLAKTVSGEFMNVITILLGVSIGSTMKADTFLTIKTLEIVTLGLIAFMTGTAGGVLGAKFLNKLSGGKINPLVGSAGIASVPIAARVSHSVAIKENPYNFLIMHAMGPNLAGVFGTAIAGGIMLVLLGVH